The genomic interval CCAGCCCCGTCCCGTCCAGCGCGAACAGGGCCACCCGGACGCGGCGCGTGGCCGGAGCGCGGGCTTGCAGGGCGGCGGCCACCTGACGGGCAATTTCTGCCCAGATCTCTGTCCCCCTGGGGTGCGGGGCCAGCAGTTCTGCGCAGGCGTCCACTGTGTTCGCCCCGGCGAGGGCGGCCACACCCTCCGGCTCCAGGCCGATTGCCGCTGCCACCTGCGCCACCGCGTTCATCGCCATGCCGCTGTGTTGGCTGTGGGTGTTCCAGTCGCCGTTGAGGATCTTCGCCAGCTTGCCGGGGTGCCCGGCGATAAGCAGCAGGGGCAGCGGGTAGTCCGTTTCCACCAGCGCCAATTGCAGCGCGTCCAGTGCCGCACCGACGAAGTTACTCATCTGCACGATATCCGGCCCCGAGACCCCCAGCGTCTCCCGGGCGTAGTCGCGGCCCAGCTTGCCGGGGGTCAGCACGATGGCGTTCGGGCGGCCATGCACTGCCACGCGCACGTAGACCTCGACCGAGGCCATGTACGCTTCCAGGCTCATCGGCTCGACGATGCCGGTCGTGCCCAGGATGCTGATGCCCCCCACGATGCCTAAGCGCGGGTTGAAGGTCCGCCGGGCGATGGCCTCGCCGTTCACGCAGCCCACTGTGACGGCGTAGGAGATGTGCCCGGCCACCTCCTCCGCTGCCTGCCGCAGCATGTCGCGTGGGCCGGGATTGATGGCCGCCTCGCCTACCGGCACGCGGATGCCGGGGGCGGTGACGGTGCCGACGCCCTCGCCGGCGTGGAAGGTCATTTCTGGAGTGGTTTGCCGCACTACCTTCACCCAGAGGGTCGCGCCGTGCGTGGTGTCGGGGTCGTCGCCGCCGTCCTTGACCACCTCGGCGTAGGCCCCGGCATCGGTCAGGCGGGCACCCTGCACCGGCACACTCAGCACGAACTCACCGCCCGGCAGGGTGATGTCCACTTCGTCTGGGGTCTGGCTGCGTTCCAGCAGCAGCAGGGCTGCCTTGAGCGCCGCCGTCGCTGCGCTGCCGGTCGTGAAGCCTCGGCGCAGGCCGTTGCCGGCGGGTCGGGAGAGGTCATAGCGTGCAGGTGTCATCTGGACTGCGAGGCTCACACGCTGCCCTGCACAGCGGACGGACCGGCAGCCTGCGCAGCTTCGGCCTGGGCTGCACTGACCGCCGCCAGTCGGTTCTGTGCCTCGATCATCAGGGCATTGACCACGCTGCTCGCCCACGGACTGCCGCCGCGCGTGCCCGCGTTGGTGATCCGGGGGACGCTCAGGCAGCCGCGCAGCGCCGCCTTGCTCTCCTGTGTGCCGACAAATCCCACTGGCAACCCGATGACCAGACCGGGTCGCCAGTGCCGTTCGCGGATCAGGCGTACGGCCTCGAAGATGGCGGTGGGCGCGTCGCCAATCGCCACGATGCAGTCGTTCCCGAACCTCTCGTAGGCCCGCCGGATGCCGGAGGCCGAGCGGGTCAGGCCGGTTTCCTGGCTCATCAGGTGGGTTTCGGGGTCGTGGACACCGCACCACACGTTCACGCCGAGGTCTCTGAGGTTCTGGCGCTTGAGGCCGCTCTGCACCATCGTCACGTCGGTCACGACGGTCAGGCCGCGCAGGATCGCCATGATGCCTGTCTCGGTCGCGCCCGGTGAGAAGTACAGGTCGTCCACGATACCGGGGTCGCCCGCCGTATGCACCAGCCGCTGCATGGCGTAGCGGTCGGACGGACTCACCACGTCCCAGTCGCGCAGCCCCTCGATAATCCCGAAGGACGCCGCCTCGATGGGGTGCGGCTCGTAGGGCGGCATGACGCGGGGGGCCGCTGGCGCCTCGGCCCGCGCCAACAGCCCGCGCACGCCGCCGTGGTGGCCGACCTGCGGCGCACCCACCTGCCCCTCATAACCCACCACGGCCACGCGGTACTTGCACAGTGAGCAGTTCATGTGCCCCTGCCCGAGTGCGCCCTCTTGTGCCCGTTCCAGAAAGACCTGGGCCACCTTGGGATTCGGTCCCAGCGGCCCGGCGGCCAGGAACTGCGTGCGTGGCCAACGTTCGGCGGCGGCGGCCACGGCGGCGTTTACGCGGTTCAGGAGGACTCCCCCGAACAGCAGGTAAGGCAGTACCACCACCCGCTCGAAGCCCAGCGCGGCGGCGCGGGCCAGCGCGGTGGTCAGGTCGGGTTTGGCCGTGCCGGTATAGCCCACCAGACTCGCGCCGTAGCCCAGCCCTTCTTCCAGAAAGCGGGCGAGTTTGTGCACGTCGCCGTTGGCGTCGGGGTCGGTCGTGCCCCGCCCGGCGACCAGCAGTAGCGTGTGGTCGCGCCGCACCTCACCTGTGGCAGCCGCCTCGGCGGCGATCAGGCGCTCGCGGCAAACCTCCAACAAGAGGGGATGCAGGTCCAGCGCTGCGCCCGAATGAAAAGTCACGCCGGGGTGTTCCTCACGCAGGACTTTCAGCTCGGCAGGCAGGTCGTTCTTGGCGTGGGTGGCGGCCAGCAGTACGCCGGGCACCATCACGACCTCGCGTGCGCCCGCCGTTACCGCCGCACGGGCGGCTTCATCCAGCGTGGGTGTATTGAACTCCAGGAAGCCGTGGGTGACGATCCGGG from Deinococcus sp. Leaf326 carries:
- the cbiD gene encoding cobalt-precorrin-5B (C(1))-methyltransferase CbiD, which codes for MSLAVQMTPARYDLSRPAGNGLRRGFTTGSAATAALKAALLLLERSQTPDEVDITLPGGEFVLSVPVQGARLTDAGAYAEVVKDGGDDPDTTHGATLWVKVVRQTTPEMTFHAGEGVGTVTAPGIRVPVGEAAINPGPRDMLRQAAEEVAGHISYAVTVGCVNGEAIARRTFNPRLGIVGGISILGTTGIVEPMSLEAYMASVEVYVRVAVHGRPNAIVLTPGKLGRDYARETLGVSGPDIVQMSNFVGAALDALQLALVETDYPLPLLLIAGHPGKLAKILNGDWNTHSQHSGMAMNAVAQVAAAIGLEPEGVAALAGANTVDACAELLAPHPRGTEIWAEIARQVAAALQARAPATRRVRVALFALDGTGLGTAEVGA
- a CDS encoding precorrin-8X methylmutase, which encodes MTDNDYAVLLAAHGSRDPASAAQFEQLVAEVRALDPARIVTHGFLEFNTPTLDEAARAAVTAGAREVVMVPGVLLAATHAKNDLPAELKVLREEHPGVTFHSGAALDLHPLLLEVCRERLIAAEAAATGEVRRDHTLLLVAGRGTTDPDANGDVHKLARFLEEGLGYGASLVGYTGTAKPDLTTALARAAALGFERVVVLPYLLFGGVLLNRVNAAVAAAAERWPRTQFLAAGPLGPNPKVAQVFLERAQEGALGQGHMNCSLCKYRVAVVGYEGQVGAPQVGHHGGVRGLLARAEAPAAPRVMPPYEPHPIEAASFGIIEGLRDWDVVSPSDRYAMQRLVHTAGDPGIVDDLYFSPGATETGIMAILRGLTVVTDVTMVQSGLKRQNLRDLGVNVWCGVHDPETHLMSQETGLTRSASGIRRAYERFGNDCIVAIGDAPTAIFEAVRLIRERHWRPGLVIGLPVGFVGTQESKAALRGCLSVPRITNAGTRGGSPWASSVVNALMIEAQNRLAAVSAAQAEAAQAAGPSAVQGSV